The Thalassotalea psychrophila genome window below encodes:
- a CDS encoding GcvT family protein gives MKNKTKVVIVGGGAMGCGLAYHLAEEGWTDIMLIEKAELTSGSTWHAAGQCPSFTGSYNLAKLHEYSNTLYPKLEELTGQYVGWHECGGIRLAFTDEEVDWFKRVAGFSHNVGFHMEVISPERIKELVPHLNVDGVKAGAYTASDGHVDPAGIANAMAIGARKKGAEIVRHNLVLDINQLPSGEWEVVTEKGNIICEHVVNAAGCYARQVAQMVGCDVPMTNMLHQYFVTDSVKEFEGSDAEMPVIRDPSASAYYRQEQKSALMGIYETDPQWAEEAWAPKGHPEWESESELFTGSFDKSLTHLEKVLERMPIWAESGFKRIVHGAIPHTPDANPLLGPAPGLKNYWMCNGSAIGIAQGAGAGKYLAQWMVHGEAEINMAEFDPRRFGNWCNEDYVREKSFEDYNRMYAFSAPGEELDTGRKLRTSPLYQILKTKNCIYTQAFGWERPKWFAPEGVEETVGYKRSNSFESVANECKAVRERVGVMDLSSFAKFEVSGPDAGEFINKLTANKLPKQNGIVLTHALNKNGVFETEFTITRLAEDKYYLLSGSTCESRDWDLLNQRKDEVASDADVTLSKVTIKNVSDDYGILVLAGPDSRKVLEKITEDDVSKANFKWLTGREITVAGIELVALKLNYVGELGWELHCPMDKMVDLYQAIFAAGTPFGIADFGMYAVNSMRMEKAYKGFGTELTNEITMVEADMGRFYKLDQGEFVGKDALLQRIDQGAAIKCVYLQIDAIDADVYGGEAVFSADNKVIGVATSGGYGHIVKQSLAFAYVDAAFSAADTVLQVEILGEMCQAKVLADPLWDPACERSRS, from the coding sequence GTGAAAAATAAAACGAAAGTTGTGATCGTTGGTGGTGGCGCAATGGGGTGTGGTTTGGCATACCATTTAGCGGAAGAGGGCTGGACTGATATTATGCTTATTGAGAAAGCGGAATTAACTTCTGGCTCAACCTGGCATGCCGCTGGACAATGTCCTAGTTTTACAGGTAGTTATAATTTAGCCAAATTGCATGAATACAGTAATACCTTATATCCGAAGTTAGAAGAATTAACCGGGCAATATGTAGGGTGGCATGAATGTGGTGGGATCAGACTTGCCTTTACCGATGAAGAGGTTGATTGGTTTAAACGCGTTGCGGGTTTCTCTCATAATGTCGGCTTTCATATGGAAGTTATTAGTCCCGAAAGAATCAAAGAATTAGTACCTCACCTTAATGTTGATGGCGTTAAAGCCGGTGCATATACCGCATCTGACGGTCATGTAGACCCAGCTGGTATCGCAAATGCCATGGCGATAGGCGCGAGAAAAAAAGGCGCAGAAATTGTTCGGCATAATCTTGTTTTAGATATTAACCAATTGCCATCGGGTGAATGGGAAGTGGTTACCGAGAAAGGAAATATTATTTGTGAGCATGTGGTTAATGCTGCTGGTTGTTATGCGCGTCAAGTAGCGCAAATGGTCGGTTGTGATGTGCCGATGACTAATATGTTACATCAATATTTTGTCACTGATTCAGTCAAAGAATTTGAAGGAAGTGATGCTGAAATGCCGGTAATTAGGGATCCTTCGGCATCGGCTTATTATCGTCAAGAACAAAAATCAGCTTTAATGGGAATTTATGAAACAGATCCGCAATGGGCAGAAGAGGCTTGGGCTCCTAAAGGGCATCCTGAGTGGGAATCTGAAAGCGAACTGTTTACCGGAAGTTTTGATAAATCGCTCACTCATTTAGAAAAAGTTTTAGAACGCATGCCTATTTGGGCAGAATCAGGTTTTAAACGTATTGTTCATGGTGCTATTCCGCATACTCCTGATGCCAACCCATTATTGGGGCCCGCACCAGGTTTAAAAAATTACTGGATGTGTAATGGCTCTGCAATCGGTATAGCCCAAGGTGCAGGAGCTGGTAAATATTTAGCACAATGGATGGTTCATGGCGAAGCTGAAATTAATATGGCTGAATTTGACCCTCGTCGCTTTGGTAACTGGTGTAATGAAGATTATGTTCGGGAAAAGTCTTTTGAAGATTATAATCGCATGTATGCGTTTTCAGCGCCTGGAGAAGAGTTAGATACTGGCCGGAAGCTTAGAACCTCACCACTTTATCAAATATTAAAAACTAAAAACTGTATTTATACGCAAGCCTTTGGCTGGGAACGGCCAAAATGGTTTGCCCCTGAGGGAGTAGAAGAAACTGTAGGTTATAAGCGTTCTAACAGTTTTGAAAGTGTGGCAAATGAATGTAAAGCAGTACGCGAGCGCGTTGGCGTGATGGATTTATCAAGCTTTGCCAAATTTGAAGTGTCAGGCCCAGATGCTGGCGAGTTTATCAATAAATTAACAGCTAATAAGTTACCTAAACAAAATGGCATTGTGCTTACCCATGCGCTGAATAAAAATGGGGTGTTTGAAACAGAGTTTACTATTACTCGCTTAGCCGAAGATAAATACTATTTATTATCGGGTTCAACATGTGAAAGCCGAGATTGGGACCTGCTAAATCAGCGTAAAGATGAAGTTGCAAGTGACGCTGATGTTACCTTAAGCAAGGTCACCATAAAAAATGTCAGTGATGACTATGGCATTCTTGTGCTTGCAGGCCCAGACTCTAGAAAAGTACTAGAAAAAATTACCGAAGATGACGTATCTAAAGCTAATTTTAAGTGGTTGACCGGTAGAGAAATTACCGTTGCAGGTATCGAATTGGTTGCTTTGAAGCTAAATTATGTCGGAGAACTAGGCTGGGAGTTACATTGCCCAATGGATAAAATGGTCGATCTTTATCAAGCTATTTTCGCAGCAGGCACTCCTTTTGGAATAGCCGATTTTGGCATGTATGCGGTTAATTCTATGCGTATGGAGAAAGCCTATAAAGGATTTGGTACAGAATTAACTAACGAAATCACCATGGTCGAAGCTGATATGGGGCGATTTTATAAGCTTGACCAAGGCGAATTTGTCGGAAAAGACGCTTTGTTGCAAAGAATAGATCAAGGGGCAGCAATAAAGTGCGTTTATTTACAAATTGATGCCATTGATGCTGATGTTTATGGCGGCGAAGCAGTATTTTCTGCAGACAACAAAGTCATTGGTGTCGCTACATCAGGAGGATACGGTCATATCGTTAAACAAAGTTTGGCTTTTGCATATGTTGACGCTGCTTTCTCCGCTGCTGATACTGTTTTACAAGTCGAAATACTAGGGGAAATGTGTCAGGCAAAAGTGTTAGCAGATCCGCTATGGGATCCGGCATGCGAACGTTCAAGGAGTTAG
- a CDS encoding BCCT family transporter: MNPDSSDNNQNYESQYTIGQHNIQKLGFDVHKPVFTISALLILSFVFITLFNPELANQSLSASKAWCIEHFDWFFMGAANFFLLFCLVLTVGPVGKIRLGGDGATTDFTTRSWLAMLFAAGVGIGLMFWGVAEPVAYYSNWFGTPLSVSPNTPEAAQLAITASVFHWGVHGWAFFIIVAVALAFFHYNKGLPLTIRSVFYPIIGDRCWGWPGHIIDISAVVATLFGLATSLGLGATQASSGLNYLFNAPDGLITQILVIVTISAITVISVKRGLQGGIKLLSNINMFFAFLLLCFVFLVGPSVLLLESFFNNIVDYAINIIPLSNWHDRSDESWMHAWTVFYWAWWVSWSPFVGMFIARISRGRTIRELTIAALFVPTMVVMLWFTVFGNTALFQAQQNIGELSNGISSVSLAMFQMLENLPFNIISSGVGILLLLIFFITSSDSGALVLDTITAGGKLETPIPQRIFWALLQGLIACALLYGGGAMALNALQAATITAALPFTAILLIMCLSLYKGLREYSFTNAK; the protein is encoded by the coding sequence ATGAACCCCGACAGCAGTGATAACAATCAAAATTATGAAAGCCAATACACTATAGGGCAACATAATATTCAAAAACTAGGTTTTGATGTTCACAAGCCTGTATTTACCATCAGCGCATTACTTATTTTAAGTTTTGTTTTTATCACACTGTTCAATCCTGAACTGGCCAATCAATCACTGAGTGCTAGCAAAGCGTGGTGTATTGAGCATTTTGATTGGTTTTTTATGGGCGCCGCGAACTTCTTTTTATTATTTTGTCTTGTGCTAACCGTAGGTCCAGTTGGCAAAATTCGCTTAGGCGGTGATGGTGCCACTACCGACTTCACAACTCGTTCATGGCTTGCTATGTTGTTTGCCGCCGGTGTTGGTATTGGGCTAATGTTTTGGGGCGTGGCCGAACCGGTTGCTTATTACAGTAATTGGTTTGGTACACCGCTGAGTGTAAGTCCGAACACACCTGAGGCTGCGCAGCTAGCTATCACCGCCTCTGTTTTTCACTGGGGGGTGCATGGTTGGGCGTTTTTCATCATAGTGGCAGTCGCATTGGCCTTTTTTCATTATAACAAGGGGTTACCACTGACTATTCGCTCGGTGTTTTACCCCATAATAGGCGATCGTTGTTGGGGCTGGCCAGGACACATTATTGATATCTCTGCAGTGGTTGCTACCTTATTTGGCTTGGCCACTTCTTTAGGGCTTGGTGCTACTCAAGCTTCGTCAGGTTTAAATTATTTATTTAATGCCCCTGATGGTTTAATCACCCAGATACTTGTTATCGTCACTATTAGCGCCATCACGGTTATTTCGGTAAAACGTGGCTTACAGGGCGGTATAAAATTATTGAGCAATATCAATATGTTTTTTGCTTTCTTATTGCTCTGTTTTGTGTTTTTAGTAGGGCCAAGCGTGCTACTACTGGAATCATTCTTTAATAATATTGTTGACTACGCTATTAACATTATTCCTTTGAGCAACTGGCATGACCGTAGTGATGAAAGTTGGATGCATGCCTGGACTGTTTTTTATTGGGCTTGGTGGGTAAGTTGGTCACCATTTGTCGGTATGTTTATCGCCCGTATTTCACGGGGGCGGACAATCAGAGAACTTACTATCGCCGCACTTTTTGTCCCAACAATGGTAGTTATGTTGTGGTTTACCGTTTTTGGCAATACGGCTTTATTTCAAGCTCAGCAAAACATCGGTGAGCTTAGTAATGGTATTAGCTCTGTTAGTTTAGCTATGTTTCAAATGTTAGAGAATTTGCCTTTTAATATAATTTCTTCAGGGGTAGGTATATTATTATTGCTGATTTTCTTTATAACCTCTTCAGATTCTGGCGCGCTGGTCTTAGACACTATTACCGCAGGCGGAAAATTAGAAACACCTATACCACAACGTATCTTTTGGGCGCTACTACAAGGCTTGATTGCTTGTGCACTTTTATATGGTGGTGGTGCAATGGCACTCAACGCCCTACAAGCAGCAACTATCACTGCAGCGCTTCCTTTTACCGCAATACTACTTATCATGTGTTTAAGCTTGTATAAGGGCTTACGTGAGTATTCATTTACTAACGCTAAGTGA
- a CDS encoding sodium/proline symporter: MFEKYLMLIIYFAVLIGLSYIASKQVKNLKDYFTGGKSLGYLVAAFSTQATGESAWLLLGLTGMGALVGVSAYWIVVGEVIGVAIAWFVMAQRFKKLTDLYDSITMTDYLVSRFRPTTNTLRLVAAFSLSIFVLIYISAQIDATGSAFERFLGWDYYLGAIIGFVIVVIYCVMGGFLAVAWTDMFQGAVMLLCLCLLPIVAYFMLADSDNIITGLQAIDPNLLNISGAYDFNLMGIMSILGMLFIGIGFLGSPQIFARFIAIRDKEELNKGRWVAVVFTFLVGTSAVTIGIIGRYIFTSVGVDPEATLGNGGQNVLPNLVEHTFPPLIVGLYVAAVLSAIMSTVSSLLILASGAITNDFYRKIINPELRGKSAARISRYVTIGLAIVALGIALSVAILSPDRTIFWFVIFGWSGIAATFCPMVILSLFWKNYTASGAIASMIVGFISIPFFKFAAPNIDGIGQYFVALESLPPAFCASLIAGYLVCKIMPNQSINEDYAIDLQSIHSQATD; the protein is encoded by the coding sequence ATGTTTGAAAAATACTTAATGCTCATTATTTACTTTGCGGTTCTGATTGGACTTAGCTATATAGCATCAAAACAAGTTAAAAACCTCAAAGACTATTTTACTGGCGGTAAAAGTCTTGGGTACTTGGTTGCAGCTTTTTCAACTCAAGCTACGGGGGAAAGTGCTTGGCTTTTACTCGGTTTAACAGGTATGGGAGCTTTAGTCGGCGTAAGTGCTTATTGGATTGTTGTCGGTGAAGTTATAGGTGTTGCAATAGCTTGGTTTGTTATGGCTCAGCGGTTTAAAAAATTAACCGACCTATACGATAGTATAACCATGACAGATTATTTGGTGAGCCGTTTTCGTCCCACAACAAACACATTACGGTTGGTCGCCGCATTCTCCTTATCTATTTTTGTTTTGATTTATATTAGTGCTCAAATTGATGCAACAGGCTCAGCATTTGAACGCTTCCTCGGATGGGATTATTATTTGGGAGCAATAATAGGCTTTGTGATTGTAGTGATCTATTGTGTAATGGGTGGTTTTTTAGCTGTCGCTTGGACAGATATGTTTCAAGGTGCCGTAATGCTGCTTTGTCTATGCCTGCTCCCCATTGTGGCCTACTTCATGTTAGCGGATAGCGATAATATCATCACTGGCTTGCAAGCAATCGATCCAAATCTACTCAATATATCAGGAGCTTATGATTTTAATTTAATGGGCATAATGAGTATTTTAGGAATGCTATTTATTGGTATTGGCTTTTTAGGTTCTCCACAAATATTTGCACGATTTATCGCAATAAGAGACAAGGAAGAACTAAACAAAGGTCGATGGGTAGCTGTTGTTTTTACCTTTTTGGTGGGAACATCAGCCGTAACTATTGGGATTATTGGTCGGTATATATTTACTAGTGTAGGGGTAGATCCTGAAGCTACATTAGGTAATGGTGGGCAAAATGTATTGCCAAATCTGGTTGAACATACATTCCCTCCATTAATTGTTGGTCTGTACGTTGCTGCTGTTTTATCCGCGATAATGTCAACCGTGTCGTCATTGTTAATACTTGCGTCTGGTGCCATAACCAATGATTTTTACCGAAAAATCATCAACCCTGAACTCCGTGGCAAGTCTGCTGCTCGTATTTCTCGTTACGTTACTATTGGCTTGGCAATCGTTGCTCTAGGCATTGCATTAAGCGTAGCCATATTGTCACCAGACAGAACAATATTCTGGTTTGTAATTTTTGGTTGGTCAGGTATTGCCGCGACGTTTTGCCCTATGGTTATATTGTCTCTCTTTTGGAAAAACTACACCGCTTCAGGCGCCATTGCATCAATGATAGTTGGTTTTATTTCTATTCCATTTTTTAAATTTGCTGCGCCAAATATTGATGGTATTGGACAATATTTTGTTGCACTAGAATCTTTACCCCCAGCTTTCTGTGCTTCACTGATTGCTGGTTATTTAGTTTGTAAAATTATGCCTAATCAGAGCATAAACGAGGATTATGCTATTGATTTACAATCAATTCATAGCCAAGCAACAGATTAA
- a CDS encoding c-type cytochrome: MKKIIISVILGCGLLGNAFAAGDATAGKTKAAVCAGCHGANGIGIADAYPNLAGQHADYIAKQLKAFKDGSRKDPVMAPMAAGLSDQDMSDVAAYFATFSRSGDSAEGAPTDSSSSATPAPATLAAPTMVADAAAGKGLYENGDAARGITACVACHGKEGDSEVLINPNLSKQHPEYIEKQLNAFKDESRTNVSMNVVAKNLTEQDVADLGAYFKDPAAVATVVAKKPSAAKLTFVGDVEAGKGKAVMCASCHGADGNALVAMYPNLAGQHEKYLAKQLADFKAGPEGRNDPVMAGMVAALSPTDMQDLAAYFASQKARASTTETNNVGKKLYQGGDASRAITACIACHGSDGKGAALAGFPTVSNQNVDYLKSQLVKFRDGTRHNDINSMMANIAAKLTDADIAAVAEYMSSLK, translated from the coding sequence ATGAAAAAAATCATTATTTCAGTAATTTTAGGTTGTGGGCTATTGGGCAACGCATTTGCCGCTGGCGATGCAACTGCGGGCAAAACTAAAGCAGCAGTTTGTGCTGGTTGTCACGGAGCAAACGGTATTGGCATTGCAGATGCTTACCCTAACCTCGCAGGCCAGCATGCTGATTACATTGCTAAGCAATTAAAAGCTTTTAAAGATGGCTCTCGTAAAGATCCTGTTATGGCACCAATGGCTGCAGGCTTATCCGATCAAGATATGAGTGATGTAGCTGCTTATTTTGCAACATTTAGCCGCAGCGGTGATAGTGCAGAAGGCGCTCCAACTGATTCTTCATCATCAGCGACACCAGCGCCAGCAACTTTAGCTGCACCAACAATGGTTGCAGATGCAGCTGCAGGTAAAGGTTTATATGAAAACGGTGATGCTGCTCGAGGTATTACAGCTTGTGTTGCTTGTCATGGTAAAGAAGGCGACTCTGAAGTCTTGATCAACCCTAACCTTTCTAAGCAGCACCCTGAGTACATTGAAAAGCAATTAAATGCTTTTAAAGATGAATCTCGCACAAACGTTTCAATGAATGTTGTAGCTAAAAATTTAACAGAGCAAGATGTTGCTGATTTAGGTGCTTACTTCAAAGACCCTGCCGCAGTTGCTACTGTTGTAGCTAAAAAGCCTTCAGCTGCAAAACTAACATTTGTTGGCGATGTTGAAGCAGGCAAAGGCAAAGCTGTTATGTGTGCTTCATGTCACGGCGCTGACGGTAACGCTTTAGTTGCTATGTACCCTAACTTAGCTGGCCAGCATGAAAAATATCTAGCTAAGCAGTTAGCTGATTTTAAAGCTGGTCCAGAAGGACGTAACGACCCAGTAATGGCTGGTATGGTTGCAGCTTTATCTCCAACAGATATGCAAGACCTAGCCGCTTACTTTGCAAGCCAAAAAGCTAGAGCATCTACAACAGAAACTAACAATGTAGGTAAGAAGTTATATCAAGGTGGTGATGCATCTCGTGCAATCACTGCTTGTATCGCTTGTCATGGCTCTGACGGTAAAGGCGCGGCATTAGCGGGCTTCCCTACAGTTAGCAACCAAAACGTAGATTACTTGAAATCACAGCTTGTTAAATTCCGCGATGGTACTCGTCATAACGATATCAACTCAATGATGGCTAATATTGCTGCGAAGTTAACTGATGCAGATATTGCTGCAGTTGCTGAATACATGTCTTCGTTAAAATAA
- the yihA gene encoding ribosome biogenesis GTP-binding protein YihA/YsxC encodes MVDPVLTTPLVNLHVAKFELSAPDIRRLPADSGIEVAFAGRSNAGKSSALNTLTNQKALARTSKTPGRTQLINVFDIRENRRLIDLPGYGFAKVPLEMKKKWQKALAEYLEKRMSLKGLVLLMDIRHPLKDLDVDLINWANDSQLPTLVLLTKADKLKPGKRNSEVLQVRKKCLTMHDNIKVQAFSSLTKVGLEQATAAISDWFINIEHQELVDIADEEEFDESE; translated from the coding sequence ATGGTGGATCCCGTTTTGACAACTCCCCTGGTTAATTTACATGTTGCCAAATTTGAGCTGAGTGCTCCCGACATTCGTCGCCTTCCCGCTGATAGTGGTATTGAGGTTGCTTTTGCTGGTCGTTCCAATGCGGGTAAATCTAGTGCTTTAAATACACTGACTAACCAAAAAGCTTTAGCGCGTACGAGTAAAACCCCTGGTCGTACTCAACTGATCAATGTGTTTGATATTCGTGAAAATCGCCGCCTCATAGATTTACCTGGTTACGGTTTTGCTAAAGTCCCTTTAGAAATGAAGAAAAAATGGCAAAAAGCGTTAGCTGAATACTTAGAAAAACGTATGAGCCTAAAAGGCTTGGTTTTATTAATGGATATTCGTCATCCATTAAAAGATTTAGATGTAGATCTAATTAACTGGGCCAATGATTCTCAGTTACCAACATTAGTATTATTAACTAAAGCGGATAAGTTGAAACCAGGAAAAAGAAACTCTGAAGTATTACAAGTCCGCAAAAAGTGCTTAACCATGCATGACAACATTAAAGTACAGGCATTTTCATCATTGACTAAAGTTGGCTTAGAGCAAGCAACTGCAGCTATTAGTGATTGGTTTATTAATATTGAGCATCAAGAGTTGGTTGATATAGCAGATGAAGAAGAGTTCGACGAAAGCGAATAA
- the polA gene encoding DNA polymerase I: protein MTQSSPYILVDGSSYLFRAYYVPYLQALSTKDGHPTGAITGVLNMIKSLQKDYPTGKIVVIFDAKGKTFRNDLYPEYKANRPPMPDDLRCQIAPLHKIIKAMGLPLLVIDAVEADDVIGTLADQASKLGLETVISTGDKDMAQLVTEHVTLINTMTNVAMDVAGVVEKFGVRPDQIIDYLALMGDKVDNIPGVEKCGPKTAVKWLTEHENLDNVIANADSVKGKIGENLRAALEQLPLSYELATIKLDVDLEQPINEIEAIDADTDTLREMYTEFELKRLLAELDKGNSASANSATAVVTDTQVVEEDNELPPAIESSYDIILTKADLQIWLDKLNTCTEFAFDTETTSVNYMKAKLVGLSFAIEAGKAAYVPLTHDYIDAPEQLDLDWVLEQFKPLLESTSILKIGQNLKYDANVLSHYDITIQGVGFDTMLESYCLNSVSTRHNMDALADKYLGYKTVHFEDIAGKGAKQLTFNQIDVEQAGHYAAEDADITLRLHQAIWPKLEKFPDQKQVFSEIELPLMPVLARMEQTGVLIDSDLLNEQSHQIGMRLDELEIQAHNVAGKSFNLSSPKQLQTILFEEQGIPVIKKTPKGAPSTAEEVLQELALDYPLPKLIIEHRGLSKLKSTYTDKLPLMVSEKSGRVHTSYHQAVTATGRLSSTDPNLQNIPIRSEEGKKIRQAFIAPQGYKILAIDYSQIELRIMAHLSNDEGLLSAFAEGRDVHQATAAEIFNIELEQVTSDHRRSAKAINFGLIYGMSAFGLSKQLGIARGKAQDYMNTYFERYPGVLEYMENTRQLASEQGYVETLFGRRLFLPEIKSRNGARRKAAERAAINAPMQGTAADIIKKAMIAVDKWLIENNDPRIKMTMQVHDELIFEVEESIIVETTEKLVEIMNNAVQLNVPLISEAGSGENWQQAH from the coding sequence ATGACTCAATCCTCCCCTTATATTCTCGTTGACGGCTCGTCTTACTTATTTCGCGCTTATTATGTGCCCTATTTACAGGCACTTTCGACTAAAGATGGTCATCCGACAGGTGCAATCACCGGTGTATTAAATATGATCAAAAGTTTGCAAAAAGATTATCCGACAGGAAAAATCGTTGTAATTTTTGATGCCAAAGGGAAAACCTTTCGCAACGATTTATACCCAGAATATAAAGCTAACCGTCCACCAATGCCGGATGATTTACGTTGCCAAATTGCCCCACTTCATAAAATCATTAAAGCAATGGGATTACCATTGTTAGTAATAGATGCTGTAGAGGCGGATGATGTTATTGGTACCTTGGCCGATCAAGCCAGCAAACTTGGTTTAGAAACGGTAATTTCAACTGGCGATAAAGATATGGCGCAGTTGGTCACCGAACATGTGACGTTAATCAATACCATGACAAACGTTGCTATGGATGTTGCCGGTGTAGTTGAAAAATTTGGTGTGCGTCCCGATCAAATTATCGATTATCTCGCATTAATGGGCGACAAAGTAGATAACATTCCTGGTGTTGAAAAGTGTGGTCCTAAAACCGCAGTGAAATGGCTGACAGAACATGAAAATTTAGACAATGTTATTGCCAACGCCGACTCAGTAAAAGGTAAAATTGGTGAAAACCTTCGAGCCGCCCTTGAACAATTACCTCTTTCTTATGAGCTTGCTACAATAAAATTGGATGTTGACCTTGAGCAGCCGATTAATGAAATTGAAGCAATAGATGCTGACACTGACACTTTACGAGAAATGTATACCGAGTTTGAACTTAAGCGTTTGCTTGCCGAACTTGATAAAGGTAATTCAGCAAGTGCGAATTCTGCAACAGCAGTAGTAACAGATACTCAAGTAGTTGAAGAAGATAATGAGTTACCACCAGCCATTGAAAGTTCATATGACATTATTTTAACAAAGGCTGATTTACAAATTTGGCTCGATAAATTAAATACTTGTACAGAGTTTGCCTTTGATACTGAAACCACTAGTGTCAACTACATGAAAGCTAAGTTAGTAGGCTTATCATTTGCTATTGAAGCAGGAAAAGCAGCCTATGTGCCACTTACTCATGATTATATAGATGCACCTGAACAATTAGATTTAGATTGGGTGTTAGAGCAATTTAAACCTTTGTTAGAAAGCACCAGCATTTTAAAAATAGGGCAAAACTTAAAATACGATGCCAATGTATTAAGTCATTATGACATAACAATACAAGGTGTTGGCTTTGATACCATGCTTGAGTCTTATTGTTTAAACAGTGTGTCTACTCGTCATAATATGGATGCTCTGGCTGATAAATACCTTGGTTATAAAACAGTACACTTTGAAGATATTGCCGGTAAAGGTGCAAAACAACTTACCTTTAACCAAATTGATGTTGAACAAGCTGGCCACTATGCCGCTGAAGATGCAGATATCACCCTACGTTTACACCAAGCGATTTGGCCTAAACTAGAAAAATTCCCGGATCAAAAGCAAGTATTTAGCGAAATTGAATTGCCACTCATGCCAGTACTTGCCCGTATGGAGCAGACAGGCGTACTGATTGACTCTGACTTATTAAACGAGCAAAGTCATCAAATTGGCATGCGGTTAGATGAATTAGAAATTCAAGCTCACAATGTGGCCGGTAAAAGCTTTAATTTAAGTTCGCCAAAACAATTACAGACAATTTTGTTTGAAGAGCAAGGCATTCCGGTGATCAAGAAAACACCAAAAGGGGCACCTTCCACTGCTGAAGAAGTATTGCAAGAACTGGCTTTAGATTACCCATTACCTAAATTGATTATTGAGCACCGTGGCTTAAGTAAATTAAAATCAACATATACTGATAAATTGCCATTAATGGTGAGTGAAAAATCAGGTCGCGTACATACCTCTTATCATCAAGCAGTAACGGCAACAGGGCGCTTATCTTCAACCGATCCTAATTTACAAAACATCCCCATTCGTAGTGAAGAAGGCAAAAAAATTCGCCAAGCGTTTATAGCACCACAAGGTTATAAAATATTGGCGATTGATTACTCACAAATTGAATTACGCATTATGGCGCATTTATCAAATGATGAAGGCCTATTGTCTGCGTTTGCAGAAGGTAGAGATGTGCATCAGGCAACTGCCGCCGAAATATTTAATATAGAGCTTGAGCAAGTCACTTCAGATCATCGTCGTAGTGCAAAAGCGATTAACTTTGGCTTAATTTATGGTATGTCGGCATTTGGCTTATCTAAGCAATTAGGCATTGCTCGTGGCAAAGCACAAGATTATATGAACACCTACTTTGAACGTTACCCTGGTGTATTAGAGTACATGGAAAACACTCGCCAATTAGCATCTGAGCAAGGTTATGTTGAAACTTTATTTGGTCGTCGACTATTTTTACCAGAAATTAAATCTAGAAATGGTGCTAGACGAAAAGCCGCAGAACGCGCCGCAATAAATGCACCTATGCAAGGCACAGCTGCTGACATTATTAAAAAAGCGATGATCGCAGTAGATAAATGGCTAATAGAAAACAATGATCCACGCATAAAAATGACCATGCAAGTACACGATGAGCTTATTTTTGAGGTGGAAGAAAGCATAATTGTTGAAACAACCGAAAAACTAGTCGAAATAATGAACAATGCAGTACAGTTAAATGTGCCATTAATCTCGGAAGCCGGTAGTGGCGAGAACTGGCAGCAGGCTCATTGA